Proteins from a genomic interval of Methanohalophilus levihalophilus:
- a CDS encoding endonuclease III domain-containing protein gives MIVGALLTQQTRWENVEEAIRNLKERNLMDAESIASSEIELLEKLVYCTGFYRQKAKRLKNLAIFFSDNRMEELFSLPLGDLRSTLLALDGVGPETADSIVLYAAKKQKFVIDAYTKRIMKCVGIEGNYYQLQDLFENNLPDDVDMYMEYHALIVEYAKKYCVKKKCNLCPIAGEFNG, from the coding sequence ATAATCGTTGGTGCACTCCTTACCCAGCAAACCAGATGGGAAAATGTAGAAGAAGCCATCAGGAATCTTAAGGAAAGAAATCTGATGGATGCTGAAAGTATCGCATCATCAGAAATTGAATTGCTGGAAAAACTGGTTTATTGTACAGGTTTTTACCGGCAGAAAGCAAAAAGATTAAAAAATCTGGCCATCTTTTTTTCTGATAACAGAATGGAAGAACTGTTCTCCCTTCCTCTTGGTGATCTGCGCAGTACTTTGCTGGCACTTGATGGAGTAGGTCCCGAAACCGCAGACAGCATTGTGCTCTATGCTGCAAAAAAACAAAAGTTTGTTATAGATGCTTATACCAAAAGAATAATGAAATGCGTTGGCATCGAAGGAAATTATTATCAATTACAGGATTTGTTTGAGAACAATCTTCCTGATGATGTCGATATGTATATGGAATACCACGCACTCATAGTGGAATACGCAAAGAAATATTGCGTTAAGAAAAAATGTAATTTGTGTCCAATTGCCGGGGAATTCAATGGATAA
- a CDS encoding ribose-phosphate diphosphokinase, with protein sequence MKIIAGPASQLLASRVAQQLGIQPTICEYKQFPDGEYYTRILDDGIDDVTIIQSTPQDSDLIALLQLIDACENAPKINVVIPYMGYARQDKVFKAGEPVSARAIARTINADRVFTVNIHEKTVLEHFNADSFDLDASHLFGNYIRSLNLKDPLIISPDAGALELAKSASSDVGIPYDYFEKTRHSGDSVTIKDKEIDVVGKEVIILDDMIATGGTMAESIRMLKEQGAAEVYVACVHPVLARNAVVRLYNAGVTEIISSDTLEKAQSKITVAPLIADAIKEL encoded by the coding sequence GTGAAAATAATAGCCGGACCAGCATCACAATTACTCGCTTCAAGAGTTGCCCAGCAACTTGGAATCCAGCCTACAATCTGCGAATACAAACAATTTCCTGACGGTGAATACTATACACGTATTCTTGACGATGGGATCGATGATGTAACGATTATCCAGAGCACACCACAGGATAGCGACCTGATAGCACTTCTCCAGCTCATCGATGCATGCGAGAATGCGCCAAAAATCAATGTAGTGATTCCCTATATGGGATATGCGCGACAGGACAAGGTTTTCAAAGCCGGTGAGCCGGTCAGTGCACGTGCAATTGCCCGCACAATCAATGCGGACAGGGTTTTTACTGTAAACATCCACGAGAAAACTGTTCTTGAACACTTTAATGCCGATTCCTTTGATCTGGACGCATCACATTTATTCGGAAATTACATCCGTTCGCTGAACCTGAAGGACCCGCTTATTATCTCCCCCGATGCAGGAGCATTGGAACTTGCAAAAAGCGCATCTTCAGACGTGGGAATCCCTTACGACTACTTTGAGAAAACAAGGCATAGCGGGGACAGTGTAACCATAAAAGACAAGGAAATCGATGTTGTAGGCAAGGAAGTAATCATCCTTGATGACATGATTGCAACCGGCGGAACAATGGCAGAATCCATTCGCATGCTTAAGGAACAGGGAGCTGCAGAAGTATATGTTGCATGTGTACATCCGGTCCTTGCAAGGAATGCCGTCGTAAGACTTTATAACGCAGGAGTTACAGAGATTATTTCAAGCGACACCCTTGAAAAAGCACAGAGCAAAATTACTGTTGCGCCGCTAATTGCAGATGCAATAAAAGAACTCTAA
- the moaC gene encoding cyclic pyranopterin monophosphate synthase MoaC, with amino-acid sequence MKDFTHIKNGRAQMVDIAEKGRAYRRATASGKIFLSEDSLTRIREGEVEKGNVLATARVAGIMAIKKTPELIPLCHPLPIDGIEMDFKIDDDGITAEATVKSIGKTGVEMEAITGVSCALLTIWDMVKAIEKDETGNYPVTSISDIKVLEKVKEELE; translated from the coding sequence TTGAAAGATTTTACCCATATCAAAAACGGCCGTGCCCAGATGGTGGATATTGCCGAAAAGGGAAGAGCTTACCGCAGGGCAACTGCCTCCGGTAAAATCTTTTTATCTGAAGACAGTTTAACCCGAATTCGGGAAGGTGAAGTGGAAAAGGGTAACGTTCTGGCAACCGCCCGTGTAGCTGGCATCATGGCAATTAAGAAAACACCGGAATTAATTCCCCTGTGCCATCCACTTCCCATTGACGGAATTGAAATGGATTTTAAAATTGACGACGACGGGATTACAGCGGAAGCTACCGTGAAATCCATCGGGAAAACCGGGGTTGAGATGGAAGCTATAACCGGAGTTAGCTGTGCACTTCTTACAATATGGGACATGGTTAAAGCCATTGAAAAGGATGAAACCGGGAACTATCCTGTGACTTCCATTAGTGATATCAAAGTACTTGAAAAAGTGAAGGAAGAACTTGAATAA
- a CDS encoding NAD(P)H-hydrate dehydratase — MDSITSSRMNAIDANCSYLGLKGIQLMENAGAAIAREAADVVSDGEVLIVAGRGNNGGDGFVAARHLSAYQNLKVKIILTGKPDTIRTEDARANFNLLKHCDIGEIRVFDNSPAIFDWFGDADVIIDALLGTGVKGNIREPESTLIDLINSSNAKVIAVDTPSGVDPDSGNVSGKAVKADTTLTFHRMKTGLENPDAKDFTGEVKVIPIGVCMDAESDVGRGDLKLIANRKSTSHKGDSGRILIIGGGAYSGAPALAAMAALRTGADIVTVAAPASVAKTIASFSPNLIVRELTADRLCPEDIPILEELISAHDVTVMGMGLGREKRTLEAVKQIIPLCRKLVLDADALYDLELPASLDYMILTPHAGEFRKLAGTIPETLEKKIDFVNEFSIRENVTTLLKGSSDIISDGKQYRINKTGNPGMTVGGTGDVLAGIVGALFALYDAIDAAGNGAFINGAAGDLAFVEKGYGLVATDIIEKIPKAIMGRGTKHD; from the coding sequence ATGGATTCTATAACATCTTCCCGAATGAACGCAATCGATGCTAACTGTTCATACCTCGGATTAAAAGGCATCCAGCTAATGGAAAATGCAGGTGCAGCCATTGCAAGGGAAGCTGCTGATGTTGTCAGCGACGGAGAAGTGCTTATTGTCGCAGGAAGAGGAAACAATGGGGGTGACGGGTTTGTGGCAGCAAGACACCTCTCCGCATACCAAAATCTGAAAGTCAAGATAATCCTGACGGGAAAGCCCGATACTATCCGCACAGAAGATGCCAGAGCAAATTTCAATTTGCTTAAGCACTGTGACATTGGAGAAATCCGTGTTTTTGATAACTCACCTGCAATATTTGATTGGTTTGGTGACGCAGATGTTATAATTGATGCCCTTCTTGGCACCGGCGTAAAAGGAAACATCCGTGAACCTGAATCAACCCTTATAGATCTCATTAATTCCAGCAATGCAAAAGTAATAGCAGTTGATACTCCATCCGGAGTTGATCCTGACAGTGGCAACGTTTCCGGCAAGGCTGTAAAAGCCGATACTACACTTACATTCCATCGAATGAAAACCGGACTTGAAAATCCGGATGCAAAAGACTTCACAGGAGAAGTTAAAGTAATCCCGATAGGCGTTTGCATGGATGCGGAATCCGACGTCGGAAGAGGTGACCTTAAACTTATTGCTAATCGAAAATCAACAAGTCACAAAGGCGATTCAGGACGAATCCTGATAATTGGAGGAGGTGCATATTCCGGTGCTCCGGCACTCGCAGCTATGGCAGCTCTTCGAACCGGAGCAGACATTGTTACTGTTGCAGCACCAGCGAGTGTTGCAAAAACAATTGCTTCTTTTTCCCCCAATCTAATCGTGAGGGAATTGACCGCAGACAGGCTGTGCCCGGAAGACATTCCTATACTTGAAGAGCTGATTTCAGCACATGATGTTACTGTAATGGGAATGGGATTGGGCAGGGAAAAACGAACACTTGAAGCCGTAAAGCAGATTATCCCGCTATGCAGGAAACTTGTGCTTGATGCAGATGCGTTGTATGACCTTGAACTTCCAGCATCATTAGACTACATGATACTCACACCGCATGCCGGTGAATTCCGAAAACTTGCAGGTACTATTCCTGAAACCCTCGAGAAAAAGATAGATTTTGTAAACGAGTTTTCCATCCGGGAAAATGTTACAACGCTCTTAAAGGGCAGTTCAGACATTATTTCAGATGGAAAACAATACAGGATAAACAAGACCGGCAATCCCGGCATGACAGTCGGTGGGACGGGGGACGTCCTCGCAGGAATTGTGGGAGCATTATTTGCACTTTACGATGCAATTGACGCGGCAGGCAACGGAGCTTTTATCAACGGTGCTGCCGGAGATCTTGCATTTGTGGAAAAGGGCTACGGCCTTGTTGCTACGGACATAATTGAAAAAATCCCAAAAGCAATAATGGGGAGAGGTACAAAACATGACTGA
- a CDS encoding DHH family phosphoesterase: MPTGSKDSEAPEKTRFKPVYLILGSGSIGFAIAKELREMGKDLIIVDRDSQKVETLREEAYEATEGDIAELKTLKQFVGKKLSGVLVVSSDNEANKKAIKNVRELFEPDTYCVARSSDVINKQEMEEMGANFVFMPSKIVAKSISRSLGRAESMMLGNKLSEWFKKLANRTLGIVIHDNPDPDAMASALALQKIADHHEVRSKILYHGEIGHQENKAFVNLLGIDLNRMEDHDVEKFDEIALVDCAVPGANNILEEGQHIGLIFDHHPVSEVEVNADFIDVRPNVGATSTIMTKYLQELNIEIDDVLSTALLYGIRTDTMDFKRNTESADLSAASFLYPLADHEVLEQLERPSMSIETLDVLGEAINNRQVVGSYLLSNVGTIRDRDTLPQAADYLLNLEGVFTTIVFGVTEERIFISGRSNDIRINLGEILKTAFGEGSAGGHNTAAAAQISLGVFSDIKDRQTLLRLVDEAVVKKFLNAVGVEEVDE, encoded by the coding sequence ATACCCACCGGATCAAAAGATTCAGAAGCTCCTGAAAAGACACGTTTTAAACCCGTTTATCTTATCCTTGGAAGCGGAAGCATAGGATTTGCAATTGCTAAAGAGCTCAGGGAAATGGGAAAAGATCTCATTATTGTTGATCGTGATTCCCAAAAGGTAGAGACCCTTCGTGAAGAAGCCTATGAAGCAACCGAAGGCGATATTGCTGAACTAAAAACGCTGAAACAATTTGTTGGCAAGAAACTCAGTGGTGTCCTTGTAGTCAGTTCTGATAATGAAGCTAACAAAAAGGCAATAAAGAATGTCCGGGAACTTTTCGAGCCGGATACTTATTGTGTAGCTCGTTCATCAGATGTTATAAACAAGCAAGAAATGGAAGAGATGGGTGCAAATTTTGTATTCATGCCTTCCAAGATTGTTGCAAAATCAATTTCAAGATCCCTTGGAAGAGCTGAATCAATGATGCTTGGAAACAAGCTTTCAGAGTGGTTCAAGAAACTTGCCAACAGGACTCTTGGAATTGTTATTCACGATAATCCGGATCCGGATGCGATGGCAAGTGCTCTTGCCCTGCAAAAAATTGCAGATCATCATGAAGTGAGATCCAAGATTTTATACCATGGTGAAATTGGTCATCAGGAAAACAAGGCATTTGTAAACCTGTTAGGTATTGATCTCAACAGGATGGAAGATCATGACGTCGAGAAATTCGATGAAATTGCCCTTGTGGATTGCGCTGTACCAGGTGCAAATAATATTCTTGAAGAAGGCCAGCATATTGGTCTGATATTCGATCATCATCCCGTTAGTGAAGTTGAAGTTAATGCTGATTTTATTGATGTTCGTCCGAATGTGGGCGCCACGTCAACTATCATGACAAAGTACCTGCAGGAACTCAATATTGAAATAGATGATGTGCTTTCCACTGCTCTTCTTTATGGCATCAGGACTGACACCATGGATTTCAAGAGGAATACCGAATCAGCTGACTTATCGGCTGCGTCTTTCCTGTATCCTCTGGCAGATCACGAGGTGCTTGAGCAGCTTGAAAGACCATCAATGTCCATTGAAACCCTTGATGTTTTAGGGGAGGCAATTAATAACCGCCAGGTTGTCGGAAGCTATCTCCTTTCAAATGTGGGAACTATAAGGGACAGGGATACCCTTCCCCAGGCAGCGGATTACCTGCTGAATCTGGAAGGTGTTTTTACGACCATTGTTTTTGGTGTCACAGAGGAGCGGATTTTTATATCCGGCAGAAGCAATGACATTCGCATAAACCTTGGTGAAATCCTGAAGACGGCATTTGGTGAAGGTTCTGCAGGTGGTCACAATACAGCGGCAGCAGCCCAGATATCACTTGGTGTTTTCAGTGATATAAAAGACCGCCAGACTCTCCTGCGTCTTGTGGATGAAGCTGTGGTCAAAAAATTCCTGAATGCAGTTGGTGTAGAGGAAGTGGATGAGTAA
- a CDS encoding YkgJ family cysteine cluster protein has protein sequence MSKSTSSTLFSPIYKELEIVENLDIDSIASQIESIGFKCTRCGKCCRGSFGDNSVLLNSEDLDVLEKDSLKADFVIPMIDFSDMNGYQLVDEDGFVHTFGWMLKRKQNMDCIFLEKDYRCRIYDSRPYLCRTYPFFLNEGTLEVCECEGLGKSISSEAAKELATLIVHRKSVELKDTITIYEKFLESGITLEEKDSVALSEIFRIIVHDTKGISEFMSDRL, from the coding sequence ATGAGTAAATCCACGTCTTCGACTCTTTTTTCCCCGATTTACAAAGAGCTGGAAATAGTTGAAAATCTCGATATTGATTCAATTGCCAGCCAAATCGAATCCATCGGGTTTAAATGCACACGTTGCGGGAAATGCTGCCGGGGAAGTTTCGGAGACAATTCAGTTCTCCTGAATTCCGAAGATCTGGATGTCCTTGAAAAGGATTCCTTGAAAGCTGATTTTGTAATCCCGATGATCGATTTTTCTGATATGAATGGCTATCAACTAGTCGATGAAGATGGCTTTGTTCATACATTTGGATGGATGCTGAAAAGAAAGCAAAATATGGATTGTATTTTTCTTGAAAAGGATTACAGATGCCGAATATATGATTCCCGGCCGTATCTTTGCCGTACCTATCCTTTTTTCCTGAATGAAGGTACTCTGGAAGTATGTGAGTGCGAAGGTCTTGGAAAATCCATCTCCTCGGAAGCGGCAAAGGAACTGGCTACTCTTATTGTTCACAGGAAATCCGTGGAATTGAAGGATACAATCACAATCTATGAGAAATTTCTTGAATCCGGTATTACTCTTGAAGAAAAAGATTCAGTTGCGTTATCTGAAATCTTCCGGATAATTGTACATGATACGAAAGGGATTTCAGAGTTTATGAGTGACAGGTTATAG
- a CDS encoding 3-isopropylmalate dehydratase large subunit, producing the protein MSDNPMTIAEKIFSKASGKDVKAGEFVLADIDLAMTHDITGPLAVDGFYEIMRDKEEKKVWDPSKIVIIFDHQVPADSLNAAANHIKLRKFASEQGIKNYDIYEGVCHQVIPEMGHVKPGDLVVGSDSHTCAYGSLGAFSTGVGSTDMAAVLASGKLWFKVPQTIRFEVSGKLQDRVYSKDLILHLIGDVGAEGARYMAAEYAGPTVQALGISERMTMSNMAIEMGGKAGIIEQDETTEKYLQERIPGFELDPQWKSDEGASYYDIRQYDVSDLEPQVACPHNVDNVKPISEVEGTKVDQVFVGSCTNGRFEDIEILAQLMGDEPVAPGVRLLVIPASRTEYMKALDAGYVKQLMDAGAIVESACCGPCMGGSFGLLGDGEVGLATSNRNFRGREGSPESFVYLGSPATAAAAALYGEITDPRKI; encoded by the coding sequence ATGTCCGATAATCCAATGACTATTGCAGAAAAAATCTTTTCAAAAGCTTCCGGCAAAGATGTTAAGGCAGGTGAGTTTGTTCTTGCAGACATCGATCTTGCCATGACTCACGATATCACAGGGCCTCTGGCTGTTGATGGCTTTTATGAAATCATGAGGGATAAGGAAGAGAAGAAAGTATGGGATCCTTCAAAAATTGTAATTATCTTTGATCACCAGGTCCCTGCGGATTCCCTGAATGCAGCAGCAAACCATATCAAACTCAGGAAGTTTGCTTCCGAGCAGGGTATCAAAAACTATGATATTTACGAAGGCGTCTGCCATCAGGTTATTCCTGAAATGGGTCACGTAAAACCCGGTGACCTCGTGGTAGGTTCCGATTCACACACATGCGCTTACGGTTCACTTGGTGCATTTTCAACAGGTGTCGGTTCAACTGATATGGCCGCAGTTCTGGCATCAGGAAAACTCTGGTTTAAGGTTCCTCAAACCATTCGCTTTGAAGTCAGCGGAAAACTGCAGGATCGTGTATATTCCAAGGATCTGATTCTCCATCTCATCGGTGATGTGGGTGCAGAAGGTGCCAGATATATGGCAGCCGAGTATGCAGGACCAACAGTCCAAGCCCTTGGCATTTCCGAAAGGATGACCATGTCCAACATGGCTATTGAAATGGGTGGAAAGGCAGGTATCATTGAACAGGATGAAACTACTGAAAAATATCTTCAGGAAAGGATTCCCGGATTTGAACTTGATCCTCAATGGAAGTCCGATGAAGGCGCATCTTACTATGATATTCGCCAGTATGATGTTTCCGATCTTGAACCACAGGTTGCATGCCCACACAATGTTGATAACGTGAAACCAATTTCTGAAGTGGAAGGCACAAAAGTTGATCAGGTATTTGTAGGTTCATGTACCAACGGTCGCTTTGAGGATATTGAGATTCTTGCACAGCTCATGGGTGACGAACCGGTTGCTCCGGGCGTAAGGCTGCTTGTAATTCCGGCTTCAAGGACTGAATACATGAAAGCTCTGGATGCAGGCTATGTAAAACAGCTTATGGATGCAGGTGCAATTGTGGAATCTGCATGCTGTGGTCCATGTATGGGTGGTTCTTTCGGCCTTCTGGGAGACGGTGAAGTAGGTCTTGCAACGTCCAACCGTAACTTCCGTGGAAGGGAAGGAAGCCCTGAGTCATTTGTATATCTCGGGTCACCTGCAACAGCGGCAGCAGCTGCCCTTTATGGTGAAATAACTGATCCAAGAAAAATATAA
- a CDS encoding CBS domain-containing protein → MIGEDTQVKDIMTRGVVTVPFEINAAEMAETMAKNNVSAVVAVDESGETFGVVSDMDILEHIQKKNWEIDSVEDIMSPSVETLRPSMTVKEAATIMAEKHVHRLIVMSEESVGASYRPVGILSARDIIRHLFEK, encoded by the coding sequence ATGATAGGTGAGGATACACAGGTAAAAGACATAATGACCAGGGGAGTAGTCACAGTGCCATTCGAAATAAATGCCGCAGAAATGGCAGAAACAATGGCAAAAAACAATGTCTCAGCTGTAGTTGCCGTTGATGAATCCGGAGAAACATTCGGGGTCGTCTCTGATATGGATATTCTGGAGCATATCCAAAAGAAAAACTGGGAAATTGATTCAGTTGAGGATATTATGTCCCCAAGTGTAGAAACTCTGAGACCCAGTATGACCGTTAAGGAAGCAGCAACAATAATGGCTGAAAAGCATGTTCATAGACTCATAGTCATGTCTGAGGAAAGCGTGGGAGCATCTTACAGACCGGTCGGAATACTCAGTGCCAGAGATATAATCCGACACCTGTTTGAAAAATAA
- the hisE gene encoding phosphoribosyl-ATP diphosphatase → MENKLSVLEDVYAVIEDRKANPIEGSYVCSLFQHRKGMDKILEKVGEEAFETVLAVKNGEKDRIISETSDLLFHLLVMLSANDIPLEEIAEEFKGRRH, encoded by the coding sequence ATGGAAAACAAGTTATCTGTGCTGGAAGACGTTTATGCTGTAATAGAAGATAGAAAAGCAAATCCCATTGAAGGTTCTTATGTCTGCTCATTGTTCCAGCACCGTAAAGGCATGGATAAAATCCTGGAAAAGGTTGGTGAAGAAGCCTTTGAAACTGTCCTGGCTGTGAAAAATGGTGAAAAGGACAGGATCATTTCCGAAACAAGCGACCTTCTCTTCCATTTACTTGTAATGCTTTCAGCAAATGATATTCCCCTTGAGGAGATTGCTGAGGAATTTAAGGGGCGTCGTCACTAA
- a CDS encoding CBS domain-containing protein produces the protein MELTPIQKEILIAVINIQRQKDGAVKGEEIAELIDRNPGTVRNQMQSLKMLGLVEGVPGPKGGYRATGDAYEALSVTAMDHEAVVPLYLNGDIVKGTTASEISFTTVRHPEMCSGKIRVIGNIRDFQSGDQVQVGPTPVNRLIVRGDIVGRDDTENSLLFSITEMVSLPKKSVKQYITHKPVTVNLNSSIQEAAKVLVHNNIHGATVEDGGKIVGIVTFTDIGEALAGGEVGLKVKDIMSADLIMIDGEASLVDAVKMFNEHEIGRLVVTIDGVPKGLLSRTDVLHELVVY, from the coding sequence ATGGAACTTACGCCAATCCAAAAGGAAATACTGATTGCTGTCATTAATATACAGAGGCAAAAAGACGGGGCAGTGAAGGGTGAAGAAATAGCAGAGCTCATTGACAGGAATCCTGGTACCGTCCGAAACCAGATGCAATCCCTGAAAATGCTTGGATTGGTGGAAGGGGTGCCCGGACCAAAGGGTGGTTACAGGGCTACCGGGGATGCATATGAAGCTCTCAGCGTAACTGCAATGGATCATGAAGCTGTTGTTCCCCTCTACCTCAATGGTGATATTGTAAAAGGCACAACCGCCTCTGAAATCAGTTTCACAACTGTAAGACATCCCGAAATGTGCAGCGGTAAAATCAGAGTCATTGGAAACATTCGTGATTTCCAGAGCGGGGATCAGGTGCAGGTCGGCCCTACACCGGTAAACCGTTTGATTGTCAGGGGAGATATTGTCGGAAGGGATGACACCGAAAACTCACTTTTATTCTCAATTACGGAAATGGTATCCCTGCCAAAAAAATCCGTCAAACAGTACATTACACACAAACCAGTTACTGTAAACCTTAATTCATCAATACAGGAAGCTGCAAAAGTACTTGTTCATAACAATATCCACGGTGCAACTGTGGAAGACGGCGGGAAAATAGTCGGTATTGTTACCTTTACAGATATCGGGGAAGCCCTTGCTGGCGGGGAAGTGGGCCTCAAAGTGAAAGACATAATGTCTGCAGATCTGATAATGATAGATGGGGAAGCTTCACTTGTTGATGCTGTCAAAATGTTCAATGAACATGAGATTGGCAGGCTCGTGGTCACAATTGACGGAGTTCCAAAGGGACTGCTTTCAAGGACAGATGTACTTCATGAGCTGGTAGTCTATTGA